In Labilithrix sp., a single genomic region encodes these proteins:
- a CDS encoding fibronectin type III domain-containing protein encodes MLRPRFAFALTALALAIGCGGDDDPAVRSNNLAFEGVAWVVPDEAGKLVVAWKPAPDAQDYRVYITRLPGRELKTIPIKTDGTAVTITPEKQGERYYVIVRAADASGLEDRNTIVKSAIASPDTAPPSFNGLKTAEPSGNAGARLTWEPATDDFTPPEAIVYDVYAGRPRTTLTRIARTGPGDTTITLNELGVPREPFVFEVRARDIANNESAGGAVVNSALGQDATLPTFAGCDAATALGATSVEVTWSPATDNHSPASELTYEVFTSTSAGQFDFTADPAAKVSAATAVTLTGLQPGVTYSFVCRARDAAGNAEENTVERSATTASDVTKPTFAGIKGFDFDPVMRKVKLSWDPATDDQTPPGNIVYDVFEARTAGGYDFDAPPRATSAPGAPYVELSDLASRATLNWVVRARDATNNRDDNLVERSGTTDTSYSIDVQGVFNKNCAVVGCHVSGPTAGGLNLAPAFSYDQLVDARSILGNIDGRNIPRVTKSNLQESWLSIKINPNPPRGLVMPAPQTGNALTAIEKDIITSWIMQDAPRN; translated from the coding sequence GTGCTACGTCCTCGGTTTGCCTTTGCTTTAACGGCGCTGGCGCTCGCCATCGGCTGCGGCGGCGATGACGATCCGGCCGTCCGCTCGAACAACCTCGCGTTCGAGGGCGTCGCCTGGGTCGTCCCCGACGAAGCGGGCAAGCTCGTCGTCGCGTGGAAGCCGGCCCCGGACGCGCAAGACTACCGCGTCTACATCACGCGCCTCCCCGGTCGCGAGCTGAAGACGATCCCGATCAAGACCGACGGGACCGCGGTCACGATCACGCCCGAGAAGCAGGGCGAGCGCTACTACGTGATCGTCCGCGCCGCCGACGCGAGCGGCCTCGAGGACCGGAACACGATCGTGAAGTCCGCGATCGCGTCGCCGGACACGGCGCCGCCGAGCTTCAACGGATTGAAGACCGCCGAGCCGTCCGGCAACGCGGGCGCGAGGCTGACGTGGGAGCCGGCGACCGACGATTTCACCCCGCCGGAGGCGATCGTCTACGACGTCTACGCGGGACGGCCGCGGACCACCCTCACGCGCATCGCGCGGACGGGCCCGGGAGACACGACCATCACCCTGAACGAGCTCGGCGTTCCGCGAGAGCCGTTCGTGTTCGAGGTGCGCGCGCGCGACATCGCGAACAACGAGTCGGCCGGGGGCGCGGTCGTCAACTCCGCGCTCGGTCAGGACGCGACCCTCCCCACGTTCGCGGGCTGCGACGCGGCGACGGCGCTCGGCGCCACCTCGGTCGAGGTGACGTGGTCGCCCGCGACCGACAACCACTCGCCGGCGTCGGAGCTCACGTACGAGGTCTTCACGTCGACGAGCGCGGGGCAGTTCGACTTCACCGCCGACCCCGCGGCGAAGGTCAGCGCCGCGACGGCGGTGACGCTGACCGGCCTCCAGCCGGGCGTCACGTACTCCTTCGTGTGTCGCGCGCGCGACGCGGCCGGCAACGCGGAGGAGAACACGGTCGAGCGCTCCGCCACGACCGCGTCGGACGTCACGAAGCCCACCTTCGCCGGCATCAAGGGGTTCGACTTCGATCCCGTGATGCGCAAGGTGAAGCTGAGCTGGGACCCCGCGACCGACGATCAGACGCCGCCGGGGAACATCGTCTACGACGTGTTCGAAGCGCGGACCGCCGGCGGCTACGACTTCGACGCGCCGCCGCGCGCGACGAGCGCCCCCGGCGCGCCGTACGTCGAGCTCTCCGACCTCGCGTCCCGCGCGACGCTCAACTGGGTCGTGCGCGCGCGCGACGCGACGAACAACCGCGACGATAACCTCGTCGAGAGGAGCGGCACGACGGACACGAGCTACAGCATCGACGTGCAGGGCGTCTTCAACAAGAACTGCGCCGTCGTCGGCTGCCACGTGAGCGGACCCACGGCGGGCGGCCTCAACCTCGCGCCCGCGTTCTCGTATGACCAGCTCGTGGACGCGCGGTCCATCCTCGGCAACATCGACGGCCGGAACATCCCGCGCGTGACGAAGAGCAACCTGCAAGAGAGCTGGCTCTCCATCAAGATCAACCCGAACCCGCCGCGTGGTCTCGTGATGCCGGCGCCTCAGACGGGCAACGCCCTCACCGCCATCGAGAAGGACATCATCACGTCCTGGATCATGCAGGACGCGCCGAGGAACTAG
- a CDS encoding serine/threonine protein kinase, protein MSAGLPATGELLEGKYRIERVIGEGAWGEVLEGVNVRIKRRVAIKVLKAQYASNPAMVGRFEREALASTHIESPHVVQIFDAGVLADGRPYMVMEFLVGEDLGKRIDKAKGNKLSLIESIGYCIQTARGLAAAHAAGIFHRDMKPSNVVIAKTKSGREVAKIVDFGISKLLNDQEATSNTQTGTIMGSPVYMSPEQARGAKTTDHRSDIYSLGVVLYECVTGRTPFVADSFNELLFKIALEEAPTPQNLRPDIDDDLNAIIVKATARAPEARYQTAAELEEALIGWLQKNGGQAGDWATDTGGRGLDLTASPTRGKSLPEILITGETPNAPATTTGANQTDASVSPPATVGKETSTSLSKTADPLKESAGAPPNGSKKKLVYAGAAAALAVIGVIGISTMRGPGTTEVKPDPKTASSGMQTADTATTADSVNTAGTAAPKPSETAPAMDTGDSATTAAADAGATATSATAGTKPAFTHRPAPGPAPAAQPATKPTTPASAQTSVGGRTIRTDF, encoded by the coding sequence ATGAGCGCAGGCCTCCCCGCAACCGGCGAGCTCCTCGAGGGCAAGTACCGCATCGAGCGCGTCATCGGCGAGGGCGCGTGGGGCGAGGTCCTCGAGGGCGTCAACGTCCGCATCAAGCGCCGCGTCGCGATCAAGGTCCTGAAGGCGCAGTACGCCTCGAACCCGGCGATGGTCGGGCGCTTCGAGCGCGAGGCGCTGGCCTCGACGCACATCGAGTCGCCGCACGTCGTCCAGATCTTCGACGCCGGCGTGCTCGCCGACGGCCGCCCGTACATGGTCATGGAGTTCCTCGTCGGCGAGGACCTCGGCAAGCGCATCGACAAGGCGAAGGGCAACAAGCTCTCGCTCATCGAGTCGATCGGCTACTGCATCCAGACCGCGCGCGGCCTCGCCGCGGCGCACGCGGCCGGCATCTTCCACCGCGACATGAAGCCGTCGAACGTCGTCATCGCGAAGACGAAGTCCGGCCGCGAGGTCGCGAAGATCGTCGACTTCGGCATCTCGAAGCTCCTGAACGATCAGGAGGCGACGTCCAACACGCAGACCGGCACGATCATGGGCTCGCCCGTGTACATGTCGCCGGAGCAGGCGCGCGGCGCGAAGACGACCGACCACCGCTCCGACATCTACTCGCTCGGCGTCGTCCTCTACGAGTGCGTCACCGGGCGCACGCCCTTCGTCGCCGACAGCTTCAACGAGCTCCTCTTCAAGATCGCGCTCGAAGAGGCCCCGACCCCGCAGAACCTGCGCCCGGACATCGACGACGACCTCAACGCCATCATCGTCAAGGCGACCGCGCGCGCGCCCGAGGCCCGCTACCAGACGGCGGCGGAGCTCGAGGAGGCGCTGATCGGCTGGCTCCAGAAGAACGGCGGCCAGGCGGGCGACTGGGCGACCGACACCGGCGGCCGCGGGCTCGACCTCACCGCGTCGCCGACGCGCGGCAAGTCGCTCCCCGAGATCCTGATCACCGGCGAGACGCCGAACGCCCCCGCGACGACGACGGGCGCGAACCAGACCGACGCGAGCGTCTCTCCTCCCGCCACCGTGGGCAAGGAGACGAGCACGAGCCTGTCGAAGACGGCCGACCCGCTGAAGGAGTCGGCCGGCGCGCCGCCGAACGGCTCGAAGAAGAAGCTCGTCTACGCCGGCGCCGCCGCCGCGCTCGCCGTCATCGGCGTCATCGGCATCTCCACGATGCGGGGCCCGGGCACGACGGAGGTGAAGCCCGACCCGAAGACGGCGTCGAGCGGGATGCAGACCGCGGACACCGCGACTACCGCGGACTCCGTGAACACCGCGGGCACCGCGGCGCCGAAGCCGTCCGAGACGGCGCCGGCGATGGACACCGGCGACTCCGCCACGACCGCGGCGGCGGACGCAGGCGCGACCGCGACGAGCGCCACCGCCGGCACGAAGCCCGCGTTCACCCATCGCCCAGCCCCGGGGCCCGCCCCCGCCGCCCAGCCGGCGACGAAGCCCACGACCCCGGCGAGCGCGCAGACGAGCGTCGGCGGCCGCACGATCCGCACGGACTTCTGA
- a CDS encoding SDR family oxidoreductase translates to MAPTVVVTGSTKGLGLGLVRALVARGANVVVSGRKDADVASVCAELGDDKAHGRACDVSRYDDVRALWGSARERFGRVDVWVNNAGTSNAQRPFVELPPSDIAAVVGTNLAGMMNGSRVALEGMLAQAPHDGFHGLRGAVYNMEGFGADGARQRGMALYGSTKTALRYFTRSLVDETRDSGVVVGTTSPGIVVTELLTGVYERGEPELWRSKRRLFNFIADPVETVAPWLARRILDNTRPGAHLAWMTVLKGALRFFRPKYWRRDLFAKGG, encoded by the coding sequence CTGGCTCCGACCGTCGTCGTCACGGGCAGCACCAAGGGTCTCGGGCTCGGGCTCGTCCGCGCCCTCGTCGCGCGCGGCGCCAACGTCGTCGTGTCGGGGCGGAAGGACGCCGACGTGGCGAGCGTCTGCGCCGAGCTCGGCGACGACAAGGCGCACGGCCGCGCCTGCGACGTCTCGAGGTACGACGACGTCCGCGCGCTCTGGGGCTCGGCGCGGGAGCGCTTCGGGCGCGTCGACGTCTGGGTGAACAACGCGGGCACGAGCAACGCGCAGCGGCCGTTCGTGGAGCTGCCGCCGAGCGACATCGCCGCCGTGGTCGGGACGAACCTCGCCGGGATGATGAACGGCTCCCGCGTCGCGCTCGAGGGGATGCTCGCGCAGGCGCCGCACGACGGATTCCACGGCCTCCGCGGCGCGGTCTACAACATGGAGGGGTTCGGCGCCGACGGCGCGCGCCAGCGCGGGATGGCGCTCTACGGCAGCACGAAGACGGCGCTCCGCTACTTCACGCGCTCGCTCGTCGACGAGACGCGCGACAGCGGGGTCGTCGTCGGCACGACGAGCCCGGGCATCGTCGTGACCGAGCTCCTCACCGGCGTCTACGAGCGAGGCGAGCCCGAGCTCTGGCGCTCGAAGCGGCGCCTCTTCAACTTCATCGCCGACCCGGTCGAGACCGTCGCGCCCTGGCTCGCGCGGCGGATCCTCGACAACACGCGCCCCGGCGCCCACCTCGCGTGGATGACGGTGCTCAAAGGGGCTCTGCGGTTCTTTCGACCGAAATACTGGCGGCGCGACCTCTTCGCGAAGGGCGGGTGA